A window of the Parafrankia irregularis genome harbors these coding sequences:
- a CDS encoding AAA family ATPase: protein MTSPNSGAAPTESSPQTAVPVASGPQSMGSETLRSPSPTPRTPPPPDAETARQSLMALRNEVAKAVVGQEAAVSGLVVALLCRGHVLLEGVPGVAKTLLVRTLAAALSLDTKRLQFTPDLMPGDVTGSLVYDNRTSEFTFRQGPVFTNLLLADEINRTPPKTQAALLEVMEERQVTVDGQARRLPSPFAVLATQNPIEHEGTYPLPEAQLDRFLVKVTLPLPPREDEVRILAHHAEGFDPGNLAAAGVRPVAGPADLAAAQAAAARVQIQREVLGYIVDIARATRSAPAVQLGVSPRGATALLATTRAWAWLSGRGYATPDDVKALARSTLRHRISLRPEAEQDGVTADIVLDQVLAVVPVPR, encoded by the coding sequence GTGACGTCCCCGAACTCCGGTGCGGCTCCGACCGAGTCGTCCCCGCAGACGGCAGTGCCAGTAGCCTCCGGGCCGCAGTCCATGGGCTCGGAGACGCTGCGCTCACCGTCGCCGACGCCCCGGACGCCTCCTCCGCCCGACGCCGAGACCGCCCGGCAGTCTCTGATGGCGCTGCGCAACGAGGTCGCGAAGGCGGTCGTAGGCCAGGAGGCCGCGGTCAGCGGGCTGGTGGTCGCGCTGCTGTGCCGCGGCCACGTCCTGCTCGAGGGGGTGCCGGGCGTGGCGAAGACCCTGCTCGTCCGGACGCTGGCGGCGGCGCTGTCCCTCGACACCAAGCGCCTGCAGTTCACCCCGGACCTCATGCCCGGCGACGTCACCGGCTCGCTGGTGTACGACAACCGGACCAGCGAGTTCACCTTCCGCCAGGGCCCGGTCTTCACGAACCTGCTGCTCGCCGACGAGATCAACCGGACCCCACCGAAGACGCAGGCCGCACTGCTCGAGGTCATGGAGGAACGGCAGGTCACCGTGGATGGGCAGGCGCGCCGGCTGCCGTCGCCGTTCGCCGTCCTCGCCACCCAGAACCCGATCGAGCACGAAGGCACCTACCCGCTGCCGGAGGCGCAGCTCGACCGTTTCCTGGTGAAGGTCACGCTGCCGCTCCCGCCACGCGAGGACGAGGTGCGCATCCTGGCTCACCACGCGGAGGGCTTCGACCCGGGGAACCTGGCGGCGGCCGGGGTCCGGCCGGTGGCGGGCCCGGCCGATCTCGCGGCGGCGCAGGCCGCGGCGGCCCGGGTGCAGATCCAGCGCGAGGTTCTCGGCTACATCGTGGACATCGCGCGGGCCACCCGGTCGGCGCCGGCCGTCCAGCTCGGGGTCTCCCCGCGTGGCGCGACGGCGTTGCTGGCCACCACCCGCGCCTGGGCCTGGCTGTCCGGGCGCGGCTACGCGACGCCGGACGATGTCAAGGCGCTGGCCCGATCCACCTTGCGCCATCGCATCAGCCTCCGCCCGGAGGCCGAGCAGGATGGTGTGACCGCCGACATCGTGCTCGACCAGGTGCTCGCCGTCGTGCCCGTTCCCCGGTAG
- a CDS encoding DUF4350 domain-containing protein yields the protein MTAPPASPPRPPAPGPARPAAPTGRRRGVGSPTHVRSGPGATTVRAALRLAAVLAAVVTVYAVLAAVASRPSGDRYLDIGSPGPHGTLAVAEILRERGVTVSARQSVPADLTDTGPAAGGRRSAGSDGSRTVVVTDPDLLSPADLQALVSLADTGSDVVLVAPSEAAVAALEMPVMAVPAEAFADGQVQPRCGLPEATVAGTTTIGADVRFTRADDILRSGHEGWSGNGIELELCYGFPDAARLAVLTPTGPGLTEQTSGRLVLLGSGDFVTNGVLDESGNAALALGLLARHTQLDWVTPAVASEGAVGGQSLADLLPDGFWVGFLQALVALAVFALWRGRRLGPPVTEPLPVVVRSAETVEGRGRLYAAARAREGAAAALRAGLRVRLADRLGIQHGAPAGPARPPHEPEPTVLVAAVAEQTGRSPVEIRSLLYGSDIAPTGHPSGAPGGHQHIPGGGAAPSPHGTGQHTGPTGTVAGAATSAEAAPATDSDITLVRLAGELHELDRQVGRR from the coding sequence ATGACCGCGCCACCGGCCAGCCCACCGCGGCCCCCGGCACCGGGCCCGGCCCGACCGGCGGCCCCGACCGGCCGGCGGCGGGGTGTGGGCTCGCCGACCCATGTCCGCAGCGGCCCGGGGGCCACGACGGTGCGTGCCGCCTTACGGCTGGCGGCGGTCCTGGCCGCGGTTGTGACCGTGTACGCGGTGCTCGCGGCCGTGGCGAGCCGGCCCAGCGGTGACCGGTACCTCGACATCGGCTCCCCGGGCCCGCACGGAACTCTGGCCGTCGCGGAGATCCTGCGCGAGCGGGGCGTCACCGTCTCGGCGCGGCAGTCGGTCCCCGCGGATCTGACGGATACCGGTCCAGCTGCCGGGGGGCGGCGCTCCGCGGGCTCCGACGGGTCGCGCACGGTCGTCGTGACCGACCCGGACCTGCTGTCCCCGGCCGATCTCCAGGCTCTCGTCAGCCTGGCCGACACCGGCTCGGACGTCGTGCTCGTCGCGCCGTCGGAGGCCGCCGTGGCGGCGCTGGAGATGCCGGTCATGGCTGTCCCGGCGGAGGCGTTCGCCGACGGACAGGTCCAGCCGCGGTGCGGGCTGCCGGAGGCGACGGTGGCCGGCACGACGACGATCGGGGCCGACGTCCGGTTCACCCGGGCGGACGACATCCTCCGATCGGGTCATGAGGGCTGGTCTGGCAACGGCATCGAGCTGGAGCTCTGCTATGGCTTCCCCGACGCCGCCCGCCTCGCCGTCCTCACCCCGACCGGGCCAGGGCTCACCGAACAGACCAGCGGCCGGCTGGTTCTCCTGGGCAGCGGCGACTTCGTCACCAACGGCGTGCTGGACGAGTCCGGGAACGCCGCGCTGGCCCTCGGGCTGCTGGCCCGGCACACCCAGCTGGACTGGGTGACGCCGGCCGTCGCGAGCGAGGGCGCGGTCGGCGGGCAGAGCCTGGCCGACCTGCTGCCGGACGGGTTCTGGGTCGGCTTCCTGCAGGCCCTCGTCGCGCTGGCCGTCTTCGCCCTGTGGCGAGGGCGGCGCCTGGGGCCGCCCGTCACCGAGCCGCTGCCGGTGGTGGTGCGTTCCGCGGAAACCGTCGAGGGCCGCGGCCGCCTCTACGCCGCCGCGCGTGCCCGCGAAGGGGCCGCCGCGGCGCTGCGGGCGGGCCTGCGGGTCCGGCTCGCGGACCGGCTGGGCATCCAGCACGGCGCCCCCGCCGGCCCCGCGCGGCCCCCGCACGAACCGGAGCCGACCGTGCTGGTGGCCGCGGTCGCGGAGCAGACCGGTCGGTCACCCGTAGAGATCCGATCACTCCTGTACGGTTCGGACATAGCACCCACGGGCCATCCGTCCGGGGCCCCTGGGGGCCACCAGCACATCCCCGGTGGAGGGGCCGCACCATCTCCACACGGCACTGGCCAGCACACCGGTCCCACGGGCACGGTGGCCGGTGCGGCAACCAGTGCGGAGGCCGCACCCGCGACCGACAGCGACATCACGCTCGTCCGGCTGGCCGGCGAACTACACGAACTCGATCGACAGGTGGGCAGAAGGTGA
- a CDS encoding DUF4129 domain-containing protein, which translates to MTIARPGVHLTTAAASSGGLPGGPVTRDGAREEAHRELSRSIYRDDERGWFSRTIDWINDRLADLWNWLTPDPDSGLGGFQGLGVLALVIALVALVVVLRVWLGPVRRSARLQLDEATSPGPLTAAQLRALSRTQAERGDHAEAVRSRLRAIARMLEERGVLDPRPGRTANELISDLRTVAGPSAVRPLAGETTGGGPSDPIAALAVAVEVFSEIWYGGRPANLEAYEVVVRADENLGRIRGSIGRDRAPDDAPPVRA; encoded by the coding sequence ATGACCATTGCCCGCCCGGGCGTCCACCTGACGACCGCGGCCGCGTCGTCCGGCGGCCTTCCGGGTGGGCCGGTCACCAGGGACGGCGCCCGCGAGGAGGCCCACCGGGAGCTGTCCAGGAGCATCTACCGGGATGACGAGCGCGGCTGGTTCAGCCGGACGATCGACTGGATCAACGACCGGCTGGCCGACCTGTGGAACTGGCTCACCCCGGATCCGGACTCCGGCCTCGGCGGTTTCCAGGGCCTCGGCGTCCTCGCGCTGGTCATCGCCCTGGTCGCGCTCGTTGTGGTGCTCCGTGTGTGGCTGGGCCCGGTCCGGCGCTCCGCCCGGCTCCAGCTCGACGAGGCCACGTCGCCCGGTCCGCTCACCGCGGCGCAGCTGCGGGCGCTGTCGCGCACCCAGGCCGAGCGGGGGGACCACGCGGAGGCTGTTCGGTCCCGGCTGCGCGCCATCGCCCGGATGCTGGAGGAACGCGGCGTTCTCGATCCGAGGCCCGGGCGCACCGCGAACGAGCTGATCAGCGATCTGCGAACCGTGGCCGGCCCGTCCGCAGTCCGGCCGCTGGCCGGCGAGACCACGGGCGGGGGGCCGTCCGACCCGATCGCGGCACTGGCTGTCGCGGTCGAGGTGTTCAGCGAGATCTGGTACGGCGGCAGGCCGGCGAACCTGGAGGCCTACGAGGTGGTCGTGCGCGCGGACGAGAACCTCGGGCGCATCCGCGGATCCATCGGCCGGGATCGTGCCCCCGACGACGCCCCGCCGGTCCGGGCATGA
- a CDS encoding ComF family protein — MTTSPVRREAPGQHREAVGLPRLREALAILADLVLPRACAGCGLPGYAACARCVAALAGPLVLAAPGPTASPGRRGHIAGASSSPFRTVAAARFEGSARALLIAYKERGRVDLARVLGGALARAVAVAGRDLDRRPRADVVLVPVPTTAAARRRRGLDHVARLAAVAARVMTRSGTRARVSGALRVLRAGADQADLGAADRRRNRSGAFTAHPGVRPPCRREIVIVVDDIITTGATAAEAIRALRAGGWAPSGAAAIAATPLRSASAPTRRATLRDCPPYSG; from the coding sequence GTGACCACATCTCCCGTCCGCCGCGAAGCGCCAGGCCAACACCGCGAAGCAGTAGGCCTGCCGCGTCTGCGTGAGGCGCTGGCGATTCTCGCGGATCTCGTCCTGCCCCGGGCCTGTGCCGGCTGCGGGCTGCCGGGGTACGCGGCCTGCGCCCGGTGCGTCGCCGCGCTGGCGGGTCCTCTGGTTCTCGCCGCTCCGGGTCCCACGGCCAGCCCGGGGCGGCGAGGTCACATCGCTGGTGCCTCGTCGTCGCCGTTCCGCACCGTCGCCGCGGCTCGCTTCGAGGGGTCGGCCCGGGCGCTGCTGATCGCCTACAAGGAGCGGGGGCGCGTCGACCTGGCCCGGGTTCTGGGCGGCGCGCTCGCGCGGGCCGTGGCGGTGGCCGGCCGCGATCTGGACCGGCGGCCGCGGGCTGATGTGGTGCTGGTGCCGGTCCCCACGACCGCGGCGGCCCGGCGCAGGCGCGGGCTCGATCATGTCGCTCGTCTCGCGGCGGTCGCGGCCAGGGTGATGACCCGGTCGGGCACGCGGGCTCGGGTAAGCGGCGCGCTGCGTGTCCTGCGGGCCGGTGCGGACCAGGCCGACCTCGGTGCGGCGGATCGGCGTCGCAACCGCTCGGGTGCCTTCACCGCGCACCCGGGGGTCCGGCCGCCGTGTCGGCGCGAGATCGTGATCGTGGTCGACGACATCATCACCACCGGCGCGACGGCCGCGGAGGCGATCCGTGCGCTGCGGGCAGGGGGCTGGGCGCCGTCCGGTGCGGCCGCGATCGCGGCGACACCACTGCGGAGCGCGAGTGCGCCGACGCGACGCGCCACCCTTCGGGATTGCCCGCCGTACTCCGGCTGA
- the hpf gene encoding ribosome hibernation-promoting factor, HPF/YfiA family has product MDIVVKGRHTAVPERFRRHVQAKLAKLERLDSRVMRVDVEHSKETNPRLSGMSDRVELTVYSRGPVIRAEASAGDPYAALDRAAAKLAERLRRAADRRVRHHANHAGANHPGPGRAGALQADLVLQSTGEPASNGAAKVARGVLHGVPGGESTAAAAGSGRADSDRWSDAESGHESDYSPMVVREKTHAAAPMTLDDALSNMELVGHDFYLFLDANSGLPSVVYRRCGYDYGVIRLAGSAGQNGSGDMNGSRERAAAVISAV; this is encoded by the coding sequence GTGGACATCGTGGTCAAGGGCAGGCACACCGCGGTTCCGGAACGGTTCCGCAGGCATGTCCAGGCCAAGCTCGCCAAGCTTGAGCGGCTCGATTCCAGAGTGATGCGGGTGGACGTCGAACACTCGAAGGAGACCAATCCTCGACTGTCCGGCATGTCCGACCGTGTCGAGCTGACCGTCTATTCACGCGGCCCGGTCATCCGTGCGGAGGCTTCCGCGGGCGACCCGTACGCGGCTCTCGATCGCGCCGCGGCCAAGCTCGCCGAACGCCTGCGGCGTGCTGCCGACCGGAGGGTCCGCCACCACGCCAACCATGCCGGCGCGAACCATCCTGGGCCCGGCCGGGCGGGAGCACTGCAGGCCGACCTGGTCCTGCAGAGCACGGGCGAGCCGGCCTCCAACGGGGCCGCCAAGGTGGCCAGGGGCGTGTTGCACGGTGTTCCGGGCGGGGAGTCCACCGCCGCCGCAGCGGGCAGCGGGCGTGCCGACAGCGACCGTTGGTCGGATGCCGAGAGCGGCCACGAATCGGACTACTCACCGATGGTGGTACGGGAGAAGACCCACGCTGCCGCGCCCATGACTCTCGACGACGCGCTGTCCAACATGGAACTCGTCGGCCACGACTTCTACCTGTTCCTCGACGCGAACAGCGGTCTGCCCAGCGTCGTGTACCGCAGGTGCGGATACGACTACGGCGTCATCCGGCTCGCGGGCTCGGCGGGCCAGAACGGCTCGGGCGACATGAACGGGTCGCGAGAACGCGCGGCGGCGGTCATTTCCGCCGTGTGA
- a CDS encoding response regulator, producing the protein MTVDERRSEEALRTPSEANPIRVLIVDDHALFRRGLEMVLAQEVDIEVVGEAADGSEAVTMAAEMAPDIVLMDVRMPRRGGIDATSAIKEKVPSAKIVMLTISDEEADLFDAIKAGAMGYLLKEISIDEVAADIRAVYNGQSLISPSMASKLLSEFAAMIKTKDDRPQLPTPRLTDREMEVLRLVAKGLNNRDIAKQLYISENTVKNHIRNILEKLQLHSRMEAVVYAVREKLLEIT; encoded by the coding sequence ATGACGGTGGACGAGCGGCGTTCCGAGGAGGCGCTGCGGACGCCATCGGAGGCGAATCCCATCCGGGTGCTGATCGTTGACGACCACGCGTTGTTCCGCCGCGGCCTGGAGATGGTCCTGGCACAGGAGGTCGACATCGAGGTCGTCGGTGAGGCGGCCGACGGCTCGGAAGCGGTCACCATGGCGGCCGAGATGGCGCCGGACATCGTCCTCATGGACGTTCGCATGCCGCGCCGCGGCGGGATCGACGCCACGAGCGCGATCAAGGAGAAGGTGCCGAGCGCGAAGATCGTCATGTTGACGATCAGCGATGAGGAGGCCGACCTCTTCGACGCGATCAAGGCGGGTGCCATGGGCTATCTGCTCAAGGAGATCTCGATCGACGAGGTGGCCGCGGACATTCGCGCGGTCTACAACGGCCAGAGCCTCATCAGCCCGTCCATGGCGTCCAAGCTGCTCAGCGAGTTCGCCGCGATGATCAAGACGAAGGACGACCGCCCTCAGCTCCCGACTCCGCGCCTGACCGACCGGGAGATGGAGGTCCTCCGGCTGGTGGCCAAGGGGCTGAACAACCGCGACATCGCCAAGCAGCTCTACATCAGCGAGAACACTGTCAAGAACCACATCCGCAACATCCTGGAGAAGCTGCAGCTGCACTCCCGGATGGAGGCCGTGGTCTACGCGGTTCGGGAGAAGCTGCTCGAAATCACCTGA
- a CDS encoding GNAT family N-acetyltransferase, with protein MRPDIRPDRHGAVPLPARPPLEPVEITAGALHLRPWRTTDAGAMFSACQDPEIQRWTQVPAPYTREHAEDFVGRQARAAWAAATSTPLAVVDATTEALLASVSLQSMTDEGDAEIAFWCVPEARGQGVTTRAAAALLRWGFGALGLERVEWRAAVGNHGSLRVAQKLGFSLDGTLRHAIVLGDGARHDCWVGSRLATDPPA; from the coding sequence ATGCGTCCCGACATCAGGCCCGATCGGCACGGGGCGGTGCCGCTCCCAGCCCGGCCGCCGCTGGAACCGGTCGAGATCACGGCGGGAGCACTCCATCTGCGCCCCTGGCGAACGACCGACGCGGGCGCGATGTTCAGCGCCTGCCAGGACCCGGAGATCCAGCGGTGGACACAGGTCCCCGCGCCGTACACGCGGGAGCACGCCGAGGACTTCGTCGGCCGGCAGGCCAGGGCGGCCTGGGCCGCGGCCACCAGCACGCCACTCGCGGTCGTCGACGCCACCACGGAGGCGCTGCTGGCCTCCGTCTCCCTGCAGAGCATGACCGACGAGGGTGACGCCGAGATCGCCTTCTGGTGCGTCCCCGAGGCGCGTGGCCAGGGGGTCACGACCCGCGCCGCCGCCGCGTTGCTGCGTTGGGGATTCGGGGCGCTCGGGCTGGAGCGGGTCGAGTGGCGGGCCGCGGTGGGCAACCACGGGTCCCTGCGGGTCGCCCAGAAGCTGGGCTTCTCCCTGGACGGCACCCTGCGCCACGCCATCGTTCTCGGCGACGGCGCCCGGCACGACTGCTGGGTCGGCTCACGCCTGGCGACAGATCCGCCCGCCTGA
- the secA gene encoding preprotein translocase subunit SecA produces the protein MVLDKILRAGEGRILRKLKAIAEQVNLIEDDFTGLTDAELRGMTDEFRQRLANEDETLDSLLPEAFAVVREAARRTLGQRHFDVQIMGGAALHMGNIAEMKTGEGKTLVSTLPAYLNALAGDGVHIVTVNDYLARRDAENMGRVHRFLGLTVGVIHPQMPPAARRQQYRCDITYGTNNEFGFDYLRDNMSWSADELVQRGHHFAVVDEVDSILIDEARTPLIISGPADNPTRWYTEFARIAPLLERDVDYEVEEGKRTVAITEAGVEKVEDQLGIENLYESVNTPLVGYLNNSLKAKELYKLDKDYIVTDGEVLIVDEFTGRVLHGRRYSEGMHQAIEAKEKVEIRQENQTLATITLQNYFRLYDKLSGMTGTAMTEAAEFHQIYKLGVVPIPTNKAMARADQPDVVYKTEVAKFDAVVEDIAERHEKGQPVLVGTTSVEKSEYLSKQLTKRGVKHEVLNAKQHEREAHIIAEAGRRGAVTVATNMAGRGTDIMLGGNPEFIAQAELRQRGLSPVETPDDYEAAWSEALEKARASVTAEHESVVDAGGLYVLGTERHESRRIDNQLRGRAGRQGDRGESRFYLSLGDDLMRLFNAAAVEGIMDRLNIPDDVPIESKIVTRAIRSAQTQVEGQNFEIRKNVLKYDEVMNKQRTVIYEERRKVLEGADLHEQVRHFVDDTVEGYVRGATGEGYPEEWDLDTLWTGLGQLYPIGVDAPGTDDREGLTSDLLLEDLQSDAQEAYDRRELDLGDKPDGEAVMRELERRVVLAVLDRKWREHLYEMDYLQEGIGLRAMGQRDPVVEYQREGFDMFQTMMEGIKEESVRLLFNVDVQVPGRDAEAAAPEAPAVAPAAPEPQLPPPPDAGGAGAAGRVSPVSPAVPVPTPAPAPPPVFVKGLEPRRPSGNLQYSAPSVDGDATPTVTVDSGAGLTGAGRGSGPGGAMGRGVSAGDGGAARTARNAPCPCGSGRKFKRCHGDPARRND, from the coding sequence GTGGTTCTAGACAAGATCTTGCGTGCCGGTGAGGGCCGGATTCTGCGCAAGCTCAAGGCGATCGCCGAGCAGGTGAACCTCATTGAGGACGACTTCACCGGGCTGACCGACGCCGAGCTGCGCGGGATGACCGACGAGTTCCGTCAGCGCCTGGCGAACGAGGACGAGACCCTCGACTCCCTGCTGCCCGAAGCGTTCGCGGTGGTGCGTGAGGCCGCCCGGCGGACGCTCGGCCAGCGTCACTTCGACGTCCAGATCATGGGCGGCGCGGCGCTGCACATGGGCAACATCGCCGAGATGAAGACCGGTGAAGGCAAGACCCTGGTCTCCACGCTGCCCGCGTACCTCAACGCGCTGGCGGGGGACGGCGTCCACATCGTCACGGTGAACGACTACCTGGCCCGGCGTGACGCCGAGAACATGGGCCGCGTTCACCGCTTCCTCGGCCTGACGGTCGGTGTCATCCACCCGCAGATGCCACCCGCGGCGCGTCGCCAGCAGTACCGGTGCGACATCACCTATGGCACGAACAACGAGTTCGGCTTCGACTACCTGCGCGACAACATGTCCTGGAGCGCGGACGAGCTGGTCCAGCGCGGTCACCACTTCGCGGTGGTCGACGAGGTCGACTCGATCCTCATCGACGAGGCCCGCACGCCGCTGATCATCAGTGGCCCGGCCGACAACCCGACCCGCTGGTACACCGAGTTCGCCCGCATCGCCCCGCTGCTGGAGCGGGACGTCGACTACGAGGTCGAGGAAGGCAAGCGCACGGTCGCGATCACCGAGGCCGGGGTCGAGAAGGTCGAGGACCAGCTCGGTATCGAGAACCTCTATGAGTCGGTGAACACCCCGCTCGTCGGCTACCTCAACAACTCACTGAAAGCCAAAGAGCTTTACAAGCTGGACAAGGACTACATCGTCACCGACGGCGAGGTCCTCATCGTCGACGAGTTCACCGGCCGGGTTCTGCACGGTCGCCGCTACAGCGAGGGCATGCACCAGGCGATCGAGGCCAAGGAGAAGGTCGAGATCCGGCAGGAGAACCAGACCCTGGCGACGATCACTCTCCAGAACTACTTCCGCCTGTACGACAAACTGTCCGGGATGACCGGCACGGCCATGACCGAGGCCGCCGAGTTCCACCAGATCTACAAGCTCGGCGTGGTCCCCATTCCGACCAACAAGGCGATGGCCAGGGCCGACCAGCCGGACGTCGTCTACAAGACCGAGGTCGCCAAGTTCGACGCCGTTGTCGAGGACATCGCGGAGCGCCATGAGAAGGGGCAGCCGGTCCTCGTCGGCACGACCAGTGTCGAGAAGTCGGAGTACCTGTCCAAGCAGCTGACCAAGCGCGGTGTGAAGCACGAGGTGCTGAACGCCAAGCAGCACGAGCGCGAGGCCCACATCATCGCCGAGGCGGGGCGGCGAGGCGCCGTCACGGTGGCCACCAACATGGCCGGCCGAGGCACCGACATCATGCTCGGTGGCAACCCCGAGTTCATCGCGCAGGCGGAGCTCCGTCAGCGCGGTCTGTCTCCGGTCGAGACCCCCGACGACTACGAGGCCGCCTGGTCCGAGGCACTGGAGAAGGCACGGGCCTCGGTCACGGCCGAGCATGAATCGGTCGTCGACGCCGGCGGTCTCTATGTTCTGGGCACGGAGCGCCACGAGTCCCGCCGTATCGACAACCAGCTGCGCGGTCGTGCCGGGCGCCAGGGTGACCGCGGCGAGTCCCGGTTCTACCTCTCGCTGGGCGACGACCTCATGCGGCTGTTCAACGCCGCCGCGGTCGAGGGCATCATGGACCGCCTCAACATTCCGGACGACGTGCCGATCGAATCGAAGATCGTCACCCGGGCGATTCGTTCCGCGCAGACCCAGGTCGAGGGCCAGAACTTCGAGATCCGCAAGAACGTCCTCAAGTACGACGAGGTCATGAACAAGCAGCGCACCGTGATCTACGAGGAGCGCCGCAAGGTTCTCGAGGGAGCCGACCTGCACGAGCAGGTTCGCCACTTCGTCGACGACACCGTTGAGGGGTACGTCCGGGGAGCCACGGGCGAGGGCTACCCGGAGGAGTGGGACCTCGACACTCTCTGGACCGGCCTCGGGCAGCTCTACCCGATCGGAGTGGACGCTCCCGGCACGGACGACCGTGAGGGCCTGACCTCCGACCTGTTGCTCGAAGATCTTCAGTCGGACGCCCAGGAGGCCTACGACCGCCGCGAGCTGGACCTCGGCGACAAGCCGGACGGCGAGGCGGTGATGCGCGAGCTGGAGCGCAGGGTGGTGCTGGCGGTGCTCGACCGCAAGTGGCGCGAGCACCTGTACGAGATGGACTACCTGCAGGAGGGCATCGGCCTGCGGGCGATGGGTCAGCGCGACCCGGTCGTCGAGTACCAGCGCGAGGGCTTTGACATGTTCCAGACGATGATGGAGGGGATCAAGGAGGAGTCGGTCCGCCTCCTGTTCAACGTCGACGTTCAGGTTCCCGGCCGGGACGCGGAGGCTGCCGCGCCGGAGGCGCCAGCGGTCGCACCAGCCGCGCCTGAGCCGCAGCTTCCGCCTCCCCCCGATGCCGGTGGGGCGGGTGCCGCCGGTCGGGTTTCGCCGGTGTCACCAGCTGTTCCGGTGCCCACCCCGGCCCCGGCGCCGCCACCGGTCTTCGTCAAGGGCCTGGAACCCCGCCGTCCATCGGGAAACCTGCAGTACTCGGCGCCGAGCGTTGACGGTGACGCCACGCCCACCGTCACCGTCGACAGCGGAGCTGGGCTGACGGGTGCCGGCCGCGGTTCGGGCCCGGGCGGCGCGATGGGCCGCGGTGTCAGTGCCGGTGACGGCGGCGCGGCGCGTACAGCGCGCAACGCGCCGTGCCCCTGTGGGTCAGGTCGAAAGTTCAAGCGTTGCCACGGTGACCCGGCACGGCGTAACGACTGA
- a CDS encoding Rv3235 family protein gives MTATTALTLPRRRRPHVVAVPGLLPVRSVDPPYDDEIAPGTGAAPGARHRSIDRPRPARATGGAVSTAPREVTSGAHRLAERGALRPLLPEQLTLPLSRQREQSPPRRAASAPATSGHPRQQQAPDPRRTAAVVVRLIVEVLSGARPMAHLTPWTTADLQHDLQRTAAALTNRQPSQVRSVRVSEPTPGIAEVSAVISRGQRMRALALRMERGADRWQVTTLQLG, from the coding sequence GTGACTGCGACGACTGCCCTGACCCTGCCCCGTCGTCGGCGTCCCCACGTGGTCGCCGTGCCCGGGCTGCTGCCCGTGCGCTCCGTCGACCCGCCCTACGACGACGAGATCGCCCCGGGCACCGGGGCGGCTCCCGGTGCCCGGCACCGCTCGATCGACCGGCCACGACCCGCACGAGCCACCGGCGGCGCCGTCTCGACAGCGCCTCGGGAGGTCACCAGCGGGGCGCACCGACTCGCCGAACGGGGAGCGCTCCGCCCGCTGCTTCCGGAGCAGCTGACCTTGCCACTGTCCCGCCAGCGCGAGCAGAGCCCGCCGCGCCGTGCAGCATCCGCCCCGGCAACGAGCGGGCACCCACGGCAACAGCAGGCACCGGACCCGCGGCGCACCGCCGCCGTCGTCGTCCGCCTGATCGTCGAGGTTCTCTCCGGTGCGCGCCCGATGGCGCATCTCACCCCATGGACGACCGCCGACCTTCAGCACGACCTCCAACGGACCGCGGCGGCACTCACCAACCGCCAGCCCAGTCAGGTACGCAGCGTGCGGGTCAGTGAGCCGACGCCCGGCATCGCCGAGGTCAGCGCCGTGATCAGCCGAGGCCAGCGCATGCGGGCGCTGGCGCTCCGAATGGAGCGCGGCGCGGACCGCTGGCAGGTGACCACCTTGCAGCTCGGCTGA